From Coffea eugenioides isolate CCC68of unplaced genomic scaffold, Ceug_1.0 ScVebR1_806;HRSCAF=1545, whole genome shotgun sequence, the proteins below share one genomic window:
- the LOC113758957 gene encoding uncharacterized protein LOC113758957, translating into MGLLQSDTYIEDTLVEASAFHMPCSLRALFAMLLVFCTPSNPISLWEKYEADLSNDLERTGFTNGYDSAFIRRCVLQDINRSLEQMEDDLLTVSQLNTGQKVAYNAIMSEIFWPDSKSFFVDGPRGTGKTFLYRALLATLRTQGHIALAVASFGVAASILLTGRTAYSRFKIPLDASIAKTCQISKQSSTAKLIFMAKLILWDEASMAKRETIEAFDLLLKDIMDSDKPFDGKVMVFGSDFRQTLPVIQNATRDIQVQASFVNSTLWGSLQKVSLIENMRAFLDKSFSEFLLRVGEGTELENEDGRISLSNDILVPYDNKDSSLDRLIESVFSDLRIYSLDPYLMINRCILSVMNSAVDDVNQMIIDRFPGQPYTYMSTDRTLNEQDQGDYEDFLNSLNPKGLPLIN; encoded by the exons ATGGGCTTGCTCCAATCTGATACCTACATAGAAGACACACTTGTTGAAGCCAGTGCATTTCACATGCCTTGTTCACTTAGAGCCTTGTTTGCAATGTTACTTGTTTTTTGTACTCCTTCCAATCCTATTAGTTTATGGGAGAAATATGAGGCTGACTTATCCAATGATTTAGAAAGAACAGGCTTTACTAATGGCTATGATTCTGCTTTTATTAGGAGATGTGTGCTGCAGGACATAAATAGATCATTGGAGCAGATGG AGGATGATTTGCTAACAGTTTCTCAACTGAACACTGGTCAGAAAGTTGCATATAATGCTATTATGTCAGAAATCTTTTGGCCTGATAGCAAGAGCTTCTTTGTCGATGGGCCTAGAGGAACAGGCAAAACCTTTTTGTATCGTGCCCTGCTTGCTACGTTGCGGACACAGGGTCATATAGCATTAGCGGTTGCATCATTCGGTGTAGCAGCATCTATTCTTCTTACAGGAAGAACTGCATACTCACGATTTAAAATTCCTCTTGATGCATCAATTGCTAAGACTTGCCAGATTAGTAAGCAGAGCTCGACTGCTAAACTGATTTTTATGGCCAAGTTAATCCTATGGGACGAAGCTTCAATGGCAAAGCGAGAAACCATTGAAGCATTTGATCTGCTCCTTAAAGATATCATGGATAGTGATAAGCCGTTTGATGGTAAAGTCATGGTTTTTGGCAGCGACTTTCGTCAGACTCTCCCGGTTATTCAAAATGCAACGAGGGATATTCAGGTTCAAGCCAGCTTTGTCAACTCTACTTTGTGGGGTAGTTTACAAAAAGTTTCTCTAATAGAGAATATGCGGGCTTTTCTGGATAAATCATTTTCAGAATTTCTTCTTAGAGTAGGAGAAGGAACTGAACTGGAGAATGAAGATGGGCGAATATCTCTAAGCAATGACATATTAGTACCATATGATAACAAGGATAGTTCTCTTGATAG GTTAATAGAATCAGTGTTTTCAGACTTGCGGATTTATTCCTTGGATCCCTATCTAATGATAAATAGGTGTATCCTCTCCGTAATGAATAGTGCAGTTGATGATGTAAACCAGATGATAATTGATCGGTTTCCAGGTCAACCTTATACTTATATGAGCACTGATAGAACACTTAATGAGCAAGATCAAGGAGATTACGAAGATTTTCTTAATTCTTTGAATCCAAAAGGCCTCCCTCTCATAAATTAA
- the LOC113758955 gene encoding uncharacterized protein LOC113758955, giving the protein MDSMSIGCTAGSQVRRIYLPAFFIGGPRDMKRRYLDAMSLKEIQHNLKYGEEAQDRLDLVAGVFRAKCEVLRAEIVKKKLYGEVVAFVYVIEYQKRGLPHAHMLMILKPEAKALNPEAYDRIASTELPDPKEQNCLYSLVIKHMLHGPCGSLNKENVCMRNGVCKNHYQKDYIEHTTHSEDGCPHYRRRKNGQSIKLRNHSLDNRWVVPYTSYLLSLIDCHLNVEIYSTIKLVKYLYKYVYKGHDRVSFHIHFENDPEDIYEIHEFQSARWVATAEVMRRIYRFPSNEMTPSIYTL; this is encoded by the exons ATGGATAGTATGTCTATTGGCTGTACTGCCGGGAGTCAGGTTCGTAGGATATATCTACCAGCCTTTTTCATTGGTGGTCCAAGAGATATGAAGCGTAGATATCTAGATGCTATGTCTTTG AAAGAGATACAACATAACTTGAAATATGGAGAAGAGGCTCAAGATAGACTAGATTTGGTTGCTGGAGTTTTTCGGGCAAAGTGTGAGGTGCTTAGAGCAGAAATAGTTAAGAAGAAACTCTATGGTGAAGTGGTAGCCTTTGTTTATGTAATTGAGTACCAAAAAAGAGGCCTTCCTCATGCACACATGCTAATGATTTTGAAACCAGAGGCTAAAGCATTGAATCCAGAAGCATATGATAGGATAGCTTCTACCGAGCTGCCTGACCCAAAAGAGCAAAATTGCTTATACTCCCTTGTTATAAAACACATGCTGCATGGCCCTTGTGGGTCACTAAACAAAGAAAATGTCTGTATGCGAAATGGAGTGTGTAAAAATCATTATCAAAAGGATTATATTGAGCATACTACTCATTCTGAAGATGGCTGCCCTCATTATAGACGAAGGAAAAATGGCCAGTCTATTAAACTGAGAAATCATTCTTTAGACAATAGATGGGTTGTCCCCTACACTTCATACCTTCTTTCTCTTATAGATTGTCACTTGAATGTTGAAATCTACTCCACTATTAAGCTGGTCAAATACTTGTACAAATATGTATACAAGGGACATGATCGAGTGAGCTTTCACATTCATTTTGAGAATGATCCAGAAGATATATATGAGATCCATGAATTTCAATCTGCTAGATGGGTAGCAACTGCTGAAGTGATGAGGCGCATTTATAGATTCCCGTCAAATGAAATGACACCTTCTATTTACACACTTTAG